In Podospora pseudocomata strain CBS 415.72m chromosome 4, whole genome shotgun sequence, the genomic stretch ATTCCCACATGGAATTTCTCATCTGCTCCTCGCTGCGGGCGGCGGGCGGCGGCTCGGCTTTCACAGGAACAGATTCCCCGCGGCTGATGGATGGACGGCTGCGGGGCACAAACGCCGAGCCAACGCTAGAATTGTTCTGGAACCCTACAAGTCCTTGGCAGTAAGACCCATGTCGCTGGGAATCTGCATCTGACGttgcgcgcgcgcgcaaGCCAATTCCAGCTCTTCTCTCAAAACCTCAGCATCCCGCAAGGTGCCCGccagccaacatcatcaccatgcggtcctccctcctccgcccagCCACTCCCCGGGCTCTTCTCCGAAGACCGTCACAACCAccccgccgtctcctccccctcctcgcccacccatcacaacaaccaaaccccccaccatgTCGCCCCCAcagcacaaccaccacctccagcgTCAACGAAACCGAAAtctcccacttctcctccCTAGCCTCCTCCTGGTGGGACCCCCACggcccctcccgccccctccacctcatgAACCCCCACCGCCACGACTTCATCCgctcctgcctctcctcctccccaacctcccccccttaCTCCTCCCTAACCTACCTCGACATCGGCTGCGGAGGAGGCATCTTCGCCGAATCCGCCGCCCGCCTCcccgccaccctctccatAACCGGAATCGACGCCTCCCCCGTCATAATCTCCGTCGCCAAATCCCACGCCAGACGAGACCCCTCCCTTGCCCAAAAGCTAAGCTACCTCAACTCCCCAATCGAgtccctcgtcctccccccagTCGACATCGTCACTTGCTTTGAAGTAATCGAGCACGTCGATTACCCCTCTCAGTTTTTGGGGGAACTGATAAAGTTTGTCAGGCCGGGCGGGTGGGTCGTCATGAGCACCATTGCGAGGACGTGGACGAGCTGGGTGACTACCAATCTTGTGGCGGAGGATATCTTGAAGATGGTGCCAAAGGGGACGCACGACTGGGACAAATACCTTCATGAGTATGAGCTGCGGGAGTGGTTTAGCAAGGAAAACTCACGGGAAGGGAAAAAGGTTTGGGGAGACgcgagggtgatgggggtggtgtttgtgccggggtgtgggtggaaggaggtcaaggggaGTGAGAAGCTTGGGAATTATTTCTTTGGTGTGCAGAGGTTGGTTTAGGCCAGGGGGGTTATCTCAGAATTGAGAGAGGGAAGTTGTGTATGATTATGACCTGGGTGGGACGGGGGTGGGTAAAAAGCAAGAAATGCCGCATCACTATTGTAGGGGGAAATAAAATGTTGAAAGCAGAGGCGCAAAATCCGATGCTAGCACATGGTTGCAGGTTTCTGTTCTCCGCAGAGATGTCATTCTTagacagaagaaaaaagcaaaTGATCATGTACCCTATCCAACACCGAACCCATTTTAAGTGACCCTCTAGTGCTATGAACAAACAACCAGaacagcaacatcaccatcctaAACGATAGGCTTCGACATGGGAGCAATAAGACCCTGCTTGACAATAACCCTCGGCTTGGTAGCGCTCTGGAACGTCTCCTTGGTCTGCCATTCCGGCCCAACAGGCAGACGCAACGAGCGCTCGTATTGCTGCTGAGACTCGAATGGGAATGGTAGCGAGGTAGCGAGGTAGGCATCGTTCTATCATGTCTGTTAACATCGTCGTCCCTTGGAATATTAAAAACCGAGCCAGCAAACAtaccttcttcaccctcctctcgcTGATAATAGCATCCTTCAGCTTGTAATCCTTTCTGCTCGTCTTCTTGACACCCTCCACCTTGGTCACGAACCGCCCCTTGTGCCGCCTCTGTTCGCGAGCACTGACACCCTCGCCCACCCAGCTGCCCCAGCCAGGAAGGGTGTTGTCGATTTCcttgtcgtcgtcttcgtccatGATCTCGGCCTTTTCCCTGCGGAAGTCACCTACGACGTCCTCGCCGGCGAAGGCTCGCTTGATGAGCTCTTGATCGCGGATGGCCATGGGAAGGTGGATGGCGTCAGAGTCGTCAGTGTCATTGCCATCATCCGCCTCGGCAGTCTTGGACTTTGGCTTGGATGACTTGGTAGCAAGCGCAACGGAGTTGGACAGATCGAGCTCTGGTGCCGGGGCCTTGCCGGCCGCTTTCTTGCTCTTACGACCCTCTTGCGGCACGCGAGACCAGGCTCCAGGCGCGCTGGGTGCTGATACTACTGGCTCAGCTTCGACAGCCTTCTTCTGTTTCCGAGATGGTGCTTCGGTCATTTCCACGTCGTCCTTGAAGACGACTGGTTCAGAGGActtcgccgccttcttctttgacTTGGGTGAGTTTGCCGGGAGCTTAGCATCCGCCTTGCCCATGCCATACTGGCGACGGCCAATA encodes the following:
- the COQ3 gene encoding Hexaprenyldihydroxybenzoate methyltransferase, mitochondrial (COG:H; BUSCO:EOG09263SZM; EggNog:ENOG503NZTD) → MRSSLLRPATPRALLRRPSQPPRRLLPLLAHPSQQPNPPPCRPHSTTTTSSVNETEISHFSSLASSWWDPHGPSRPLHLMNPHRHDFIRSCLSSSPTSPPYSSLTYLDIGCGGGIFAESAARLPATLSITGIDASPVIISVAKSHARRDPSLAQKLSYLNSPIESLVLPPVDIVTCFEVIEHVDYPSQFLGELIKFVRPGGWVVMSTIARTWTSWVTTNLVAEDILKMVPKGTHDWDKYLHEYELREWFSKENSREGKKVWGDARVMGVVFVPGCGWKEVKGSEKLGNYFFGVQRLV